A region of the Flavobacteriales bacterium genome:
AATTTTATACGGGGCCTTATGCTGCTAACTATTCGATGAATAAGGAAGAGGCAATAAAGGAGTTTGTTGATGCATCTAAATTAGCTAATGAACTAGGTTTGGGAATCAATGCGGGTCATGATCTTAATTTAGATAATTTGAAATATTTTAAAGAGAACATCTCCAATCTATTGGAGGTTTCTATTGGCCATGCATTAATATCAGACTCTTTATATCTTGGTCTGCAAAATACGGTTCAGATGTATTTAAGACTATTGGCATAATGCAACTTAATTACAAGGAGTACGGTAGCGGATACCCATTTGTAATAATCCATGGGCTGTTTGGATCATCCGACAACTGGACATCTATCGCTAAAATATTAGGAGAACAATTTCATGTAATTACTATTGATGTTCGAAATCATGGACGGTCACCATATTCGGATGAACTGAACTATGATCTTATGGCGACTGACCTAATTGAGTTGCTCGATAATCTGGGGTTGGAAAAAGTGAATCTACTTGGTCATTCGATGGGAGGGAAGATGGCCATGCAGTTTGCCAATGATTTCCCCGATCGCCTAAATAAAATGATTGTAGTGGATATCGGACCTGAAAAATACCCACCCCATCATGGAGAAAAGATTGAAGGCCTTCTATCGATCGACCTTAGCTCGCTTAATTCAAGAGTAGATGCCGATGAGCAATTGTCTCAGTCTATTCCAGGAGAAATGGTGAGGCAATTTTTACTTAAGAATTTATATAGAGACGAGAATAGAATGTTTGCATGGCGTTTTAATTTGCATTCGTTGGCGAATAATTTGGAGGAAATATTCTCTGAAATTAGTTTTAATCAACAGGTTATAATTCCGTCTCTCTTTGTCAAAGGAGGGCAATCTGAATTTGTAGGCGAAAAATCAATAAAGTTAATAGAAGCTAATTTTGCGAATTTCGAATTGGAGACATTTGAAAATAGTGGACATTGGTTGCATGCTCAAGAACCAAAGCGCTTGATAGAGTCAATCATTCAATTTATAAAGAAGGATTAATATCTATATTTGAATTACACTAATTCAACGATAAGAAGTTAATGCTATCTAAAATTAATTCGTTCGAAGAATATACTTCGGAATACCAAAAAAGTATAAGTGATCCTGAGAAATTTTGGGAGGACAAGGCCGAAAGGTTTTCTTGGCGAAAGAAATGGGGTAAAGTTCTCGATTGGAATTTCGAGGAACCTAATGTACGCTGGTTTGAAGGGGGTAAGCTGAATATTACGGAGAATTGCTTAGATAGACATCTTGAAGAAAGAGGAGATGAAATTGCTATAATCTGGGAGCCCAATAACCCATCGGATAAGTCTCTTAAATTCACCTATAAAGAATTACACAAAGAGGTTTGCAGATTCGCCAATGTTCTTAAAAACAATGGAGCAAAGAAGGGAGACCGGATTTGTATTTACATGCCCATGGTTCCTGAATTGGCCTTCGCTGTTCTAGCTTGTGCAAGAATAGGAGCTATCCATTCTGTTGTATTTGCTGGTTTTTCTGCAAAGTCTTTAGCGGACAGAATTAATGATGCCGACTGTAACATTGTTCTCACAGCCGACGGGGCTTACCGTGGGGCCAAGACTATTTCATTGAAGAAAATTGTGGATGAGGCCTTAGCATCCTGCACAACGATTAAAAAATCAATCGTTTTAAAAAGAACAGGTGAGCAAGTAACAATGGTTGACGGTCGAGATGTTTGGTTACACGAGGAATTGGAGAAAGCAGATTCCTTTTGTGATGCGGAAGAAATGGATGCGGAAGACATGCTTTTCGTGCTTTACACATCTGGTTCTACAGGAAAACCTAAAGGCGTAGTTCATACTTGTGGCGGCTATATGATATATGCAGAGTATTCGTTTCGTAACGTATTTCAATACAATCAGGGTGAGGTATATTGGTGCACGGCAGATATTGGTTGGATAACAGGTCATACGTACATTGTATACGGACCTCTTTTAGCAGGTGCTACTTCTGTTCTGTTCGAGGGGATCCCTACCTGGCCAGATGCCGGAAGGTTTTGGGAAATATGTGACAAGCACAGTGTGGAAATATTCTATACCGCGCCAACGGCAATAAGGGCTTTGCAGGCCTGTGGATTAGAGTCAGTACAAAAGCACTCATTGAATACACTTAAAGTATTAGGAACAGTAGGGGAGCCAATTAATGAGGAGGCTTGGGAATGGTACAATACCAACATTGGTAAAGGAAATTGTCCGATTGTGGATACGTGGTGGCAAACCGAAACAGGTGGTATTATGATTTCTCCATTAGCTGGTATAACCAAGTTAAAGCCGAGTTATGCGACTTTGCCTTTACCTGGAATTCAACCCGCGTTAGTTGACAGTGAAGGAATAGAATTAGAGGGAAATGATGTACAAGGCAATTTATGCATAAAGTACCCATGGCCTTCTATTATAAGAACTACTTACGGTGATCATGAAAGATGTAGGACAACTTATTTTTCGAGTTATAAGGGGATGTATTTTACGGGCGATGGATGTAAACGAGATAAAGACGGATACTATCGAATTACAGGCCGAGTAGATGATGTTATAAATGTATCCGGGCATCGATTGGGAACTGCAGAGGTGGAGGCCGCTATTGATGAGCATCCAAAAGTTATTGAAGCGGCGGTGGTAGGATATCCTCACGATATTAAAGGACAAGGTATATATGCCTACGCAATTATGGAACAGGGTGTAGAACTTGGTGATGAAACGCGTAGAGAGGTATTGGATATTGTGACAAAAATGATCGGACCAATTGCTAAACCAGATAAAATACAGTTTGTTACAGGACTCCCTAAAACAAGATCGGGTAAAATAATGCGGAGGATCCTAAGAAAAATCGCAGAAGGAGAAACGGCTAATTTGGGTGATACAAGTACATTATTGGATCCAGATGTTGTAGAAGATATAAAAGAGGGGGCTTTATAGCCAAAGAAAAATTAATTTTGTAAAAGAGCGTTAGGGTTAGCTCATTATGAAAATATTAGTAAAATGAAGGGTTTAGTAATTATTCCGACTTACAACGAAAAAGAAAATATCAAGAGAATTATTGATACGGTATTTTCTTTAAATGAGGATTTTCATGTTCTTGTCGTTGATGATAATTCACCTGACGGAACTCCTCAGATTGTAAAAGAATTGCAAGCGAAATATACCGATTGCTTGTTTATGGAAGAAAGGGCAGGGAAACAAGGGTTGGGCACAGCTTATATTCATGGCTTTAAGTGGGCGTTAAAACACAACTACGATCTTGTTTATGAGATGGATGCCGATTTTTCTCACAGACCAAAAGATTTAATTAAGCTAAGGGAGGCCATCAATGATCAAAATGGAGATGTTATAATTGGGTCGAGATATATTAAAGGAGTAAATGTGGTAAACTGGCCTATGGGCAGAGTATTACTTTCTTATTTTGCTTCTATGTATGTGCGCATAATTACCGGGATGGATATACAAGACACCACTGCAGGATTTAAATGTTATAGAAGAATTGTTCTTGAAACGATAGACTTAGATAAAATAAAATTTAAAGGGTACGCATTTCAGATAGAAATGAAATTTAGAGCATGGAAACATGGGTTTAATGTAGTTGAAGTACCAATCGTATTTACAGATAGAAGAGAGGGAGTATCGAAGATGAATAAAGGGATTATAAAAGAGGCAGTTTTTGGTGTTCTATCAATGAAGCTGATTAGTTTGTTTACTACTTACAAACAGGTTGAACGTTAATGGCAACTTTATTAATTAAAGGATCTCACCTTATAAATGAGGGAGAGGTTTACCGAGCGGATATTTTATTAGAGAACGATATCATTATTGATGTTCTTCGTGAAAATGAGTCATCAAGCGTTGATGTAGATGATACGATAAATGCATCTGGATTACATATTCTACCTGGTGCAATTGATGATCAAGTTCATTTTAGAGAACCAGGCTTAACTCATAAAGCCAATATTTACACAGAAGCTAAAGCTGCTGTTTCCGGGGGAATCACATCTTTTATGGAAATGCCCAATACGGTGCCTAACACGGTTACTATTCCGTTATTAGAAGATAAGTACACCATTGCATCCGAATCGTCTTTGGCTAACTATAGCTTCTTTATGGGAGCCACAAACGATAACATAGATGAGGTACTTAAAATAGATAAGTCTAATGTTTGTGGGGTGAAGATTTTTATGGGCTCTTCAACTGGTAATATGTTGGTAGATAGTGAAGAGGCATTGAATAATATATTTTCAAAATGCAAATCATTAATTGCGGTTCATTGTGAAGATGAGGCAACAGTTTCTAAGAATCTGAATGAGTACATCGAGAAGTATGGTGAAGATATTCCTATGGAAATGCATCCTAAAATTAGAAGTGAGGAAGCATGTTACTTGTCTTCTTCGAAAGCAGTAGCTCTTGCAAAAAAGCACAATACA
Encoded here:
- a CDS encoding alpha/beta fold hydrolase → MQLNYKEYGSGYPFVIIHGLFGSSDNWTSIAKILGEQFHVITIDVRNHGRSPYSDELNYDLMATDLIELLDNLGLEKVNLLGHSMGGKMAMQFANDFPDRLNKMIVVDIGPEKYPPHHGEKIEGLLSIDLSSLNSRVDADEQLSQSIPGEMVRQFLLKNLYRDENRMFAWRFNLHSLANNLEEIFSEISFNQQVIIPSLFVKGGQSEFVGEKSIKLIEANFANFELETFENSGHWLHAQEPKRLIESIIQFIKKD
- the acs gene encoding acetate--CoA ligase; the protein is MLSKINSFEEYTSEYQKSISDPEKFWEDKAERFSWRKKWGKVLDWNFEEPNVRWFEGGKLNITENCLDRHLEERGDEIAIIWEPNNPSDKSLKFTYKELHKEVCRFANVLKNNGAKKGDRICIYMPMVPELAFAVLACARIGAIHSVVFAGFSAKSLADRINDADCNIVLTADGAYRGAKTISLKKIVDEALASCTTIKKSIVLKRTGEQVTMVDGRDVWLHEELEKADSFCDAEEMDAEDMLFVLYTSGSTGKPKGVVHTCGGYMIYAEYSFRNVFQYNQGEVYWCTADIGWITGHTYIVYGPLLAGATSVLFEGIPTWPDAGRFWEICDKHSVEIFYTAPTAIRALQACGLESVQKHSLNTLKVLGTVGEPINEEAWEWYNTNIGKGNCPIVDTWWQTETGGIMISPLAGITKLKPSYATLPLPGIQPALVDSEGIELEGNDVQGNLCIKYPWPSIIRTTYGDHERCRTTYFSSYKGMYFTGDGCKRDKDGYYRITGRVDDVINVSGHRLGTAEVEAAIDEHPKVIEAAVVGYPHDIKGQGIYAYAIMEQGVELGDETRREVLDIVTKMIGPIAKPDKIQFVTGLPKTRSGKIMRRILRKIAEGETANLGDTSTLLDPDVVEDIKEGAL
- a CDS encoding polyprenol monophosphomannose synthase, encoding MKGLVIIPTYNEKENIKRIIDTVFSLNEDFHVLVVDDNSPDGTPQIVKELQAKYTDCLFMEERAGKQGLGTAYIHGFKWALKHNYDLVYEMDADFSHRPKDLIKLREAINDQNGDVIIGSRYIKGVNVVNWPMGRVLLSYFASMYVRIITGMDIQDTTAGFKCYRRIVLETIDLDKIKFKGYAFQIEMKFRAWKHGFNVVEVPIVFTDRREGVSKMNKGIIKEAVFGVLSMKLISLFTTYKQVER
- a CDS encoding dihydroorotase, translated to MATLLIKGSHLINEGEVYRADILLENDIIIDVLRENESSSVDVDDTINASGLHILPGAIDDQVHFREPGLTHKANIYTEAKAAVSGGITSFMEMPNTVPNTVTIPLLEDKYTIASESSLANYSFFMGATNDNIDEVLKIDKSNVCGVKIFMGSSTGNMLVDSEEALNNIFSKCKSLIAVHCEDEATVSKNLNEYIEKYGEDIPMEMHPKIRSEEACYLSSSKAVALAKKHNTHLHILHISTAKELSLFDNSLPLMEKRITAEACIHHMWFDEKDYLTKGSRIKWNPAVKTEDDKRAILQGVLDNTIDVIATDHAPHTDEEKKENYMHAPSGGPLLQHSVVTMLELCKQGKITLERIVEKMCHAPADLFGVEKRGYLRKGYKADLVLVDLNKKWTVDKSNIVSKCQWSPMEGQEFSSTIISTFVNGRKVYDEEGFYEEHKGERLTFSR